In Apis cerana isolate GH-2021 linkage group LG6, AcerK_1.0, whole genome shotgun sequence, the following are encoded in one genomic region:
- the LOC107998307 gene encoding uncharacterized protein LOC107998307, which translates to MLRACDILPVVICTLACFICHCTPCSPDIGQPLHLGQFSGKWYFSAGIPINASLSRCGQFLVSQTSSNTFTAKFTAISYKNNIPIAVNIDGSVNGKDIAATWQFQGSKRRLGPFRHVIISVKYDTVLGMLVCSKGTTHHQGYKFVMIWSRERSLPLPIFKELKTKLGAYINQGRIRMVDHGNC; encoded by the exons ATGTTGCGCGCCTGTGATATACTTCCGGTGGTGATTTGCACGCTCGCGTGTTTCATATGCCATTGCACACCGTGCTCCCCTGATATTGGACAGCCGCTGCACTTGGGTCAG ttttcaggaaaatggtatTTCTCTGCTGGAATACCGATAAACGCAAGCTTGAGTAGGTGTGGGCAGTTTCTGGTCAGCCAAACATCTTCGAACACGTTCACGGCGAAATTCACGGCAATCAGTTACAAGAACAACATTCCAATTGCCGTCAACATCGATGGAAGCGTAAATGGGAAAGATATTGCCGCGACTTGGCAATTCCAAGGATCGAAAAGAAGATtgg GGCCTTTTCGTCACGTTATAATCTCTGTCAAGTACGACACGGTTCTCGGGATGTTGGTCTGCTCCAAGGGTACGACACATCACCAGGGATACAAGTTCGTCATGATTTGGTCCCGAGAGAGGAGCCTGCCTTTGCCGATCTTCAAGGAGCTCAAGACGAAACTAGGAGCATACATTAATCAAGGGAGAATTCGGATGGTGGATCACGGGAATTGTTAA